Genomic DNA from Prunus persica cultivar Lovell chromosome G1, Prunus_persica_NCBIv2, whole genome shotgun sequence:
ttcttctagGGTTTCAAGGCTTTTATAATGGGGGTGGCTTCGATGAAGCAGGggatttacatagtatagcacAATGCAAATATTCCTAAAAATGACAGGCttttgaattatatatatttaataatataaataatattgagGGGGGATGAAATCAAattaccaaaaatattattcaaagAGGATGCATGAAGGAgaccaagaaaatataaactcaCATGCCCAACAAGCAAAATGGTTTTACGCCCAAAATATTAGGCTCGGTCAAATACTATTGGAAAAACGCAATCAGCATTTTATATTCTACTCGGAAGGGCATAACTTCTGGTACGCTGTGACGTCATCCTTCGTCCCGTGAGCATCAGATTCCAGACTGCATCTGCTTCTTCTCGTCGTTTTCTGGCTTTGGCTTTTGCCTCTTAAACCCCAGACGCCGCCTTTCCAAAAAACCTCACTTGAAAGAGTTGAGTGACAGTCTGGCGGAGTACGGAGAAATTGGAGCCGTTGCTTCATATCATCACAAAGGgacgtatagccgcgcggctatacgctttgaATATGTTCAATATTTAAgtcgtatagccgggcggctatactcggtattatatttgaatatttaaatagtatttaCTCTTTattatattcgaatatttgaaatagtatcgccggtcggctatactttttattataaatattttaatatctttaaaatagtataggtgtccggctatactgtttaaatatattcgaatattttaatagtatagccgctcggcggTACTCTTTATTATActcgaatatttaaatagtatagccgttcggctatactctttattatattgaaatagtatagccgttcggcgatactgtttaaatatattcgaatattttaatcgtatagccgtgcggcgatactcatatattatattatttaaatagtatagccgtccggctatactgtttattatatttgaaatagtatagccgcccggcgatactctttaaatatattagaatatttaaaatagtatagccgtgcggccaTACGCTgtaaatatattcgaatatttaaatagtatagccgcccggctagactcttttaaatatattaaaatatttaaatcgGTATCGGTCTGTCTCTCTGTGTCACCGGCACTTTCATCTTCCAATTTAATTGGTCTGTAGGTCAAcaacagagagaagaagaaggcaaATTTCTAAAGCGGCGTCGTGTTGGTCGTGAGCTCTGTGTGTTCCAAAAATGGAGTTCGTTAACAAGGCGGTGAGCGCTGCAACGAAAGCGGCGAAGAACAACACGGTGATAAACGTGTGCCTGGTAGGCTCGTTCATCGCGCTGAGCGTAAGGTCGGTGAGGCAGCAAAACGACATCGAATCGCTGGAGGCGGAGAAGGCGTCTCTCATCAAATCGAACAAGGCTGCGAAGCAGACCATGTGGGACTGGAAGCAGCAGCTTTACGCCGAGGCCTCCTCCACTGGCGGCGCCGTTTTGGTCCCTCTCGCCAGACTCAAAGCCATTTACGGCGAAGCTCCCGTTGCCCAAATTGGTAATTTCACTCCCACTCTTCACTCTCTTTGATTTTGCGTTTGTTTTTAGGGATTGGAcaattttttagggtttgatcctttgtgggaattttctcaTTTATTGATTGATTTATTGATTAGGAGAGGCTGTGAAGGAAGAATCAAAATCTGCTGCCTCCAAATTTGTGGTCTGATTTTGGGACATTGGGTTGCTGCTAGCATTTGCAAATTGGGTATTTGCTTTCTTTGCCTTGCAAGCTTGTAATGCAGTTGCAGCTGAATTTAATGGTCAGGCTTTGAGTTCATTTTGCACTTCTATCATTTTGGTGAAGGGAGAGAGGATCATTTTGAACTCATTCAAGTTTGCCATGGGACTGAATTTATTCATTTCTCTGTGTTTTTATGTGGCATTTGCAACAAATAAGGACTCTTACAGTTGGATCAAGGAATGAATGAACAAATAAGGACACTAAATAACTGTACTATTGATCAAAAGtccattataattttttgggcttttatCACAAGTGTGGTCTCTAAACTTTTTATAAGTCCTCATTTTAGTACTCAAATTCTCAAATCAATCAATGTGgtccttaattttttggtttacaCATCAATTTGGTACGTCTCACTCCAACATAACTTTcgataaaattgattatgtgtcGTTGGTATGACTGACTTTAAAAGGATATTGTCATCTAAATATAGGTCATTTTAGTCCTGAAACTCATGTTTTTGCTCAACAAATCCATATTCTCTCCAATTGGAGTTTCACACTGGCGTTATTAAAGAAGAGTAGATGGTCTTGTTGAGCAAAATACATGAGTTTGCTTTATGTCATGGATGCATAGGTTGCATTTTGACATAAATACCCCCATCAAAGTTGGTCATGTGACCAATTTTGACGGAATGCAATGAGAGGGACCAAGTTGATGTATAGACTAAAAAATTAAGGACCACATTGATTGATTTGAAAGTTTGAGAACTCAAAATGAGGATCTGTGAAAAGTTTAGGTACTAGTAGTAGTAGTGACAAAGTGGATTGTATTGAGTGTTCACTGTGGAACCCCAATGTATTGTTTgcatacaattaaattttgGGACTTACCATTAGAAACTTCATGTTTTGCCCTACAGTGAACAAAATGGATTGTGTTACCCGCAAATCTTGTATGTCAATGGCTGTTTGTTTGATGCGTGTAGGGGTGGTGCATCAACGATTAGAAGTCGCCCACTTGCGCGAAGTTCATAATTGCAAAGATTTTAGGGAGTTTCGTCCGCATAAATCATAAACCTTGAAAGGTAATGCAGAAGATGTAAAGAAGACCCTAATCAGAATTGGCAACCATTAAAAACCTATCTTTCGTTGCTACCATTCATGACTGTGAAAGACTAAATTGCAAGATTACCAATGCTagaataataattaaaaactgaTAAGTATAGCTAGAGGCCATTAGTAAATGGACAACGACAATCCAACCTCTATTTACTGTCTGATTTTCAAACCTACAACATTTAGAAACACTAAAAAATTAGCAGGAGATAAACCAGTTGTTTTCGTAAGTAGATTTACGGGATTAAATTCAAGATTGCAATCCatcttttcacaaatttttggGTCATTCTTTTTCTACCAACTTGATCAACCTTCTCTTCATTATAGAGGGGGAAATGTCAAGAAATAAGCTTCAGTggtctttgatttgatttcagaTGTGAAAGAGACCTGCATTTTGGCCTAAACTTGTATCCCAAGTAATTGATGTTTTAGTTCATAGCAATAATTGAGTTCACAGCATAATTGGGCGTTCCAAAATCAGCTTGTGAACAAATGGCATATACATATACCATTAGTTTGGCTGTTATTCCGGCAGAGGAAAGAGGTAGGAAAGAGATGAAGGGGAAAGAGAGCACACAAAGTTAACGAAGGTCTTCTTATTTTGGATTTAACTAATGCCCCAAATAGGTTTCAGTCTCTTTCATGCAATGAGGGATGATGACTGTAAAAACTTATTTTGGAGTGCAAATAACATTCGCATGATGTTATATGAATTTTCTAAAGAcaccgaaaaaaaaatcattggtGTAAAGTGAATTGTTTCAAAGGACGCTATAAACTTAAAATGAATTGCTTTAAAATGGTTTTTCAAATTCAGATTTAGTGTAGCAACAAGTATTGAaaaattttcttataaattaaaatgagttaaataaatttaagccTTATGATTAATTCCAACCATGCCTAAGCTTGACCTTTCATGGGACTATATATCTTGGTCCGTACATATACACGTCACATGTGCTTGATAGGATTCCATTTCACCCTAAAGATTTGACTCTAGAGCCGTGTGATCCACATCATGTGGCGCAAAGTTTGCAAGAATTTCTAAGgattaaaatcaagttttctaaaaagaacaaaacacgagtaaagatttttgtttttttgttttttcggtGTGAAATCTCAAATAACATATACTAGTTGACACGAGGAAGTTGTTAATCAAAATCTAACTATTTGTTATCAAAATTCAACTCTCGTCTTTTCCTTAATCAAACTCTCACGagtttaatttagtttttttgtcAATAACAAAGGGGAAAATCCTCACATGCACTTCGTAGTTGGAACACAAGAAATTATAATATcctgataataataatattaaaaagtaTAGTTTTGAATAATATATTCTAGTTATGCTTATAGTTGTCGTAAAAGACGTATCATTGGATGTACATGCATGAGAAGGGAGAGGTGGATCTTGTCGTTCATGTGCTAAAGAAATAGGTGGGTCATACGCAAAGAGCCCAAGAGCATAATTTTGGAATATTATTTTGTGCTAATTAAAAACGAACAGAGACGAACTTGATCAATAATTGCTTTCAAATTTGAAGtcataacccaaaaaatgcATATCTTTGTAATCGTCACATACTTATGTATATGAATAAATTACAACGAATCGATAACATTACGTGATGTTATGACCATTATAATGAAGAattacttcttctttttcacaaGAGTAAGGTTTTCTTTTaagatattttatttgatgTGCTGATTTCAGGCAACATTAATGCAGTCATTTTCGGCCAGtcttaataattaataataatttgttggtcgcttttagtttttagcaaacgaaattaattaattaaatggtCAAGAAAGCATCCCTCTACCGCAATTATGGGGCCACACAAATCCATAATGTGCTTTATTGCACAGTTTCAACGTTACAAAAAAGGTCAATGTTGTTGGTGTCAAATTTTCATCATAAACCAACTGTTTATAATTTGACACAAAGGTTAGGTATCAAATTGTAGACCAGATGTTTAGGGACCCAGGACCatgtttctaatttgataccaaatgtttggtaagtctagCCGAAAAAAGGTTCTAATTATTTCTTGTAGAAAATACGTAGAATTAATCAATTGGTCTTTAAGTGGTGCTTCATCAACATTTAGAGAATAATTGAAAAGTACATAGAGAGTCATCTCGCTTAGTAATTCGACGGATATGGGTAAAACTTCCCCAGTAACCAAGATTACCTCTAGAGTTGAAATCATCTTGAGATAATAAATCACAAAGAACTTGTTTAAAAACCCCTATCTACTGTCTAAATTATCCTAGATCAAGTCAGTtacattaaaaacaaaactcacaaaCCGGCATAACTCCACTTAATATCACTTACTAATTTAGTTGGCAATCAAAGTGATCAATTATATGATCAATCTAATCATATCAATCACTTACTTAACGATTTAGTGACCTCAAATTTTGGATAGCATAAGCCGATTCCATTAACAATTCGATCTTATCGATGACTTCATCAAATCAGCTTAAGTTATCCAAAAATTAGATTtcaacttaatttttattgaGTTGATCAATTATCTCAATCCAAACTCGATCAAGGCTTTAAAATTTGAAGGCAGAGTCCATCCAAGTTGCACCCTTAATTATTATTGCAAGGGAGGTTCATTTGGACATTTAACCAAATGGAAGGTTGAAGGAACATTCTCATGACAACAGAAGAATTAAAAAACTGAGGGTTTTTAGATTGCCAATATTTTAGACATGAACTGAACAAATGGTAAAGTCACAATAATCACGTATTAGTCTAAATCTAAAcctcatttttcaaaatacaGGCCCACATGAAACTCAtaacagaaacagaaaattcttgttataaaccaaaaaaacaaaaacaaaaaaggaataaCCGTTTCTTATGCACTTGTAGCATCTTTGCCAACATGGTTTCCATAATTCAAATTATGCAATGCCGAAAATGAGATACCAATAAAAATGGCATTTTGgtgaaaataaacaataaatttgGCATTCTGgcgaagtaaaaaaaaaaaaacccttgtACAGAAGAAACTTATTAACATTTGCTACCTACTATATTAAGTGGAAGCTATAATTTTGTTGTACATTAATTACTATAACTCATAACTAGTTATTTATTAACACAAAATTGCAAAGTAATGTGATTGTGGGAGggagtttatataaatatttaatgagTGTTTTGAACATCTGCCCACATGGGTGGAATTGGAAAAGCTCAATCAATTGAGTTATACTCACTTACAATATCAACTATCTCTTTATGAAAtgccattttaaaaaatatttaatgtttGAATCACCAATTTCCCATTGAATTAAGGTTGTGTTTGATTCATAGGAAAGATCGCTTGGagatgagaaatcaattgttttcccatgtttggtaagtctaTAAATAGGAAATGGTTACTTGGCAcatgaaaaaataagagaaaggGGAAGGGGGAGGGGAATGtaaccctcctcctccttttaGTTTCATTTTCCCTTCCCATGAGAAAGTTTAGGAAAACAGGCCAGCattaaatgcacatttttcatgacctTTTTGTCcatattaacaatttagaattacaatatagcattaaatgctttcttttattatttgattttatatgggtataattgaaaaattaaacaaattttgttttacattTCTACACAAATTAAACatgggaaagaaaataatgcgGTATTTCTCAATACTTTCCCAAATTACCAAATATGATAAATGAATCTTCTATTTATCATTTATGGGAAATGACATGAGAAATGATTTTCCATCAAATCCTTTTCGTGAACCAAACAGgatctaaaaatatatatacaaaaaatactACCTATGAAAAATGTGAAGGCTGTGACGGTTATGCCAACATaagtacacataaattaatcttttaattaaCGACAATGAAGAATAAACCCACCATGCTTAAGACATTTCAAGCAAAAATAACTGTTTATGTCTCTAATAAAACCTAATGTTGAGAAGCTTTGAAAGTTTAGAAGACAAGCACATGAGAGACTAGAGAGAAGCAGCCCCTAATGCTTCCATCAAATGAAACAAGTCCAAACCTAATAAAACTGTAGAAAATTCTGGTCAATGCCAAAcccacacccaaaaaaaaaagtatattcATTGAATGGCTGCGATTTCGTGATCCCTTGGACCCCCACAAAACATAGGACCTCCCCGCACGTGGGACCCACaaccctgaaaaaaaaaacaaaaaactagcAAGTCTATAACAACACAGAGAAGCATAACATTTCCATGGCGTGAGAGAGTTAAAAACGTTTTAGGAACTCCCAACTTAACAAAATGGAAACAGAGGGACAAATCACATGGCACTAACACACACAAACTCAacgacagagagagagagagcttaacCTCAATTGCACACCGTTTACGCTCTCATTTTCACTTTCTCAATTAGGGTTCTCTTGTATCTCTGATCTCcaatctctcttttctttagCTGCTGTGGCCTGTAACTCTGTTTTTCCTCTGTTTCTGTAAGAAAATTCATCTGGGTCGCTTTTAGTTTTCGGAATTGAGGTGGGTTTTTCTGGGTGTTTGTGATCTGGGTCTCTTTGAGTGATCTGGGTCTGAGATGGAGGAGACTCGGCTGTGCCAGTGGAGCGTCATTCGATCTCTTTTGGCAATTCTTCAATGGTGGGGTTTCAATGTCACCGTGATTGTTATGAACAAGTGGATCTTTCAGGTCCTTTCTCTATGCCTTTCCCAGATTGTTGAATTtcggtttttgtttttacatttCTTTTCTAGATTTTTTTGTGAACTGAGGTGTgcttaattttgatttttgattctTGGGTATGTAAAAATGTTCAATTCTCCTATGTTGCtgccttaattttttatttttttatttttaagaattCGTTTTGGTATAATTGTGTACATGTGAGT
This window encodes:
- the LOC18793692 gene encoding uncharacterized protein LOC18793692, with the translated sequence MEFVNKAVSAATKAAKNNTVINVCLVGSFIALSVRSVRQQNDIESLEAEKASLIKSNKAAKQTMWDWKQQLYAEASSTGGAVLVPLARLKAIYGEAPVAQIGEAVKEESKSAASKFVV